A stretch of Melospiza georgiana isolate bMelGeo1 unplaced genomic scaffold, bMelGeo1.pri scaffold_29, whole genome shotgun sequence DNA encodes these proteins:
- the LOC131096444 gene encoding olfactory receptor 14A16-like, giving the protein MSNSSSIRHFLLLALADMRQLQLLHFCLLLGISLAALLGNGLIISTVACSHHLHTPLFFFLLNLALSDLGSICTTVPKAMHNSLWDTRDISYTGCAVQVFLIFFFLSAEFSLLTIMCYDRYVSICKPLHYRTLLGSRTCAHMAAAAWANAFLNALMHTANTFSLPLCHGNALGQFFCEIPQILTLSCSKSYLREFGLLVFSICLALCCFVFIVFSYVQIFRAVLRIPSEQGQHKAFSTCLPHLAVVSLFLSTGTFYYLKPPSISSPSLDLALSVLYSVVPPVLNPLIYSLRNQELKAAVWRLMTGVFRKH; this is encoded by the coding sequence atgtccaacagcagctccatcaggcacttcctcctgctggcattggcagacatgcggcagctgcagctcctgcacttctgcctcttgctgggcatctccctggctgccctcctgggcaacggcctcatcatcagcactgtagcctgcagccaccacctgcacacacccctgttcttcttcctgctcaacttggccctcagcgacctgggctccatctgcaccactgtccccaaagccatgcacaattccctctgggacaccagggacatctcctacactggatgtgctgTCCAAgtctttctgattttcttcttcctctcagCAGAGTTTTctctcctgaccatcatgtgctacgaccgctacgtgtccatctgcaaaccccttcACTAcaggaccctcctgggcagcagaacttgtgcccacatggcagcagctgcctgggccaatgcctttctcaatgctctcatgcacacagccaatacattttccctgcccctgtgccatggcaatgccttgggccagttcttctgtgaaatcccccaGATCCTCAcactctcctgctccaaatcctatCTCAGAGAATTTGGGCTCCTTGTGTTTTCCATCTGTTTAGCATTGTGTTgctttgtgttcattgttttctcttatgtgcagatcttcagggctgtgctgaggatcccctctgagcagggacagcacaaagccttttccacctgcctccctcacttGGCCGTGGtctccctgttcctcagcactggTACATTTTATTATCTTAAGcccccctccatctcctccccatccctggatctggccctgtcagttctgtactcggtggtgcctccagtgCTGAatcccctcatctacagcctgaggaaccaggagctgaaggctgcagtgtggagactaATGACTGGCGTGTTTCGGAAGCATTAA